The genomic window ccGTACATTTGAACATTTAATTCCTATATTGAACTCGAATAAAGAGGACCACGTCCACTCGTTAacattgaaaataaccacgccccccggcctactactttcTTGCGGTATTCATTTTGGTGGTGactttttttctttggtgtttccgactgcggcgcgggagtgttttAATAGTGTGTGCTTAGCCTACGGAATTGAGAACcttccccccagccgaacagtcaccatcatggattccaggttgttttgtgactgccctggggcctgctgagcgtttaccgagtttgaggagggaggattttgcatacctgttcgtagagcttcagcgtaggagatgcccgtgggggcacttagcggaccaaaagaggatctggctgctttggcaaaaaatacttctggagtagtttttgaattataatacacattttgtgtattttgttggcgtgtagctgttgctcgtcgcatgcgactcttcagctccttgtagaccacgcagcctctgtagttagctgtgtgatttcctccacagtttccgcattttttcgtgtttgggtcttctttgttcgcagggcagtctgcggaattgtggaagtctccacagactacgcagactgaccgaagggtgcagtatgtccttgtatgtccatactcctggccAATCTACTCAGGGCTTGACGAAATGGGACGATTTCAGCATCCGGCACAATTCGCAGCTTTACTGGAACTTCTGCTACCAAATCCACTGCCTTATAGTTCTTGATGAGCTGCGCCACTTCCTTAGCGTACTGCGGAGGAACATCTATTTCCTCatctgtatttattatattataaatactcaTCTGGTTTGATTCCTCACAAGCCTTCTCCCCCCGCGGGGAAGAAAACCTGTATCCGTCGACCAACATCGAAAATTCGAACTTCGAGATGAAATCGAATCCCAGCAGCGCGTCATACTCGATGTCCTCAtcctcaacaacaacaaacttaTGTGGCGTCATCTCCTTATCTACTGCAACTTCAGCCAAAAAGTAGCCAACTGGACATGTGATCTTCTTTCCCAGCCCACGCAGCTTCGACGCAGATCTCACCAAAACGACATTCGGTATTTTCTTGAAGATATAATTGCGCAAAATAGATACGTCGGCTCCAGTATTTACCAGACACTCCACTTCCACGTCGTTGATGGTCACCTTTTTCATGCGAATTGCACTCCGCAAAACTTGAACGCCAGCAGCTGACCAAGGACAATCCCTTGACATGTGACCCTCTTTGCAACTCAAGCATTTCACAGCAGCCTTGCAATCCTTGCGAAGATGATCTGCAGATCCACAATTGAAGCAGTGATTCCTCCTGTGGTTGAACTCGCGCTGCATCCTATTGTCCGGTGTCGACCTCTCATTGTTCGGCTTAAACGGCTTCTCGCCCACTCGTTCGTACATCTCATACTGCTCCTGTAGCTCTTTGTACGTTTTGCAACAGTAGAGAGAGTATCTAAAGTCACTCCTCATGCTTAGGCCGTCAACAACATAACGGATTA from Drosophila kikkawai strain 14028-0561.14 unplaced genomic scaffold, DkikHiC1v2 scaffold_182, whole genome shotgun sequence includes these protein-coding regions:
- the LOC138929394 gene encoding uncharacterized protein; the encoded protein is MDNFGKAGEQENDDEVKSMQNRVGTSGRQNDTGIAVESSSIDENTKTLKDLVQLLAIKFGAEEQNSGCSITAESFAKVIPEFDGESIPVKYWFDNFEQNGAAYGLNIKQMYVQARAKMVNTAKLFLESTFVHQYAEMRMLMETEFSRQYVCSADVHEQLRTRKKRKDESFHVYLLQMKKIASLGNIDVRSVIRYVVDGLSMRSDFRYSLYCCKTYKELQEQYEMYERVGEKPFKPNNERSTPDNRMQREFNHRRNHCFNCGSADHLRKDCKAAVKCLSCKEGHMSRDCPWSAAGVQVLRSAIRMKKVTINDVEVECLVNTGADVSILRNYIFKKIPNVVLVRSASKLRGLGKKITCPVGYFLAEVAVDKEMTPHKFVVVEDEDIEYDALLGFDFISKFEFSMLVDGYRFSSPRGEKACEESNQMSIYNIINTDEEIDVPPQYAKEVAQLIKNYKAVDLVAEVPVKLRIVPDAEIVPFRQALSRLARSMDIQGHTAPFGQSA